DNA from Corallococcus soli:
CCATGGGCCCCACTCCCCCACCACCGAAGCTGGGCGCCCTGCCGGACTTCACCTTCACGCGGCAGGACGGGCAGCCCTGGGGCCTGAAGCAGCTCCACGGGCGCCCCTTCGTCGCCAACTTCATCTTCACCCGGTGCCCCACCGTGTGCCCCGTCTTCACCCAGAAGATGGCGCGCCTGCAGGAGAGCACCGCGACGCTCGGGCCCCGGCTCCAGTTGGTGTCCTTCTCCGTGGACCCCGCCTACGACACCCCGGAGAAGCTCGCCGAGTACGGCCAGAAGTACCGCGCCGACTTCACCCGCTGGAGCTTCCTCACCGGCGACTACGCCCAGCTCAAGGACACCATCGTCCAGGGCTTCAAGATCAGCATGGGCCGCGAGCCCGGCGCCCCCGAGGACGACCTGCTCTCCATCTTCCACGGCACCCACTTCGTCCTGGTGGATGGCGCCGGCGACATCCGCGGCTACTACGACAGCGCGGATCCCGAAGCGACCGCGCGCCTCGAAAAGGACGCCCACCGGCTCACCCGCGACGAGGGCTGAGATCCTCCAGCCTCGCCGCCACGCCTGAAAGCACCGGCAGGCCCGGAGGGCCGGGCCCACACCCGGAGTGTCACTCCGAGGTCGCGCGCACCCCAATCCCTCTCAATTTGTGATTGTTTGAAAGGGCCTCGCCACCAGGGCTCCCGAGCCCGGGTGCTCCGGCCAGGCCTCCAGCAACGGGCCCCAGAGCAGGGGCGGCCACCGGAGCCAGCAGGCCCCAACCAGGGCCCTGAGAACCGGCGAGGCGCGCTCGGTGCAGGAGCCGGGTGCCCCAGGACACCCCCTCGCATCCCTGGCCCCATGACACGGAAAAAGGGCCGGTCCCCCGCCCCGGAGGGGGGAAGCCGGCCCGGGGCGTGGCCCGCAAAGCCGAAAGGCCGGCCCCCACCTCGCGGTGAGTACCGGCCTCCGGACCTGAGCCTCACGCCAACTTCAGCGTGAAACTTAGTTGATCAGCGCAGCCTGGGCGTGAGCGAACAGGTTCTGCACGTTCTGCTGCGCGGGCTGGCTGGCCATGGCGCCGACCTTGTCCGCGCCCTGCTTCACGGTGGTCGCGATGTCCGCGATGGACTTCACGGTCGGGGCGAACTTGGTCAGCTGGGACAGACCGGCCAGGGGGCCCTTGGAGAGCAGCGACGCGCCGGAGTCGATGAACTTGTCGACGAACGGCTTCGCCAGCTTGCCCAGGCCGAACGGGAGCTTGTCCAGGAGGCCGCCCGCCAGACCCTTCAGGCCGCCCGTGATGGCGCCCATGGGGTTCTGCACGAAGTTCAGCGCCTTGCCCGCGATGTTCGCCACGCCGCCGGCGATGTTCGAGACCGTCTTCGCAACGCTGCTGACAATCTTGCCGATGCCGCCCATGGTAATACCCCCTGCTTAAGTCTGGTTTGGAGAGTGTGCGCCGAAGTGAAGCTACAAAAGGATTCTCGGAGGCAGGAGGAAAAGGTTTCCTCCTGAATTTCCGATCGAATTTCACGGCGGATGCGGGCTGGCCTCAGCCCCGCGGTCCGCCGCCACCCTTCTTGAGCTGATCCATCAGCTCCTGGCGCTTCGCCTCGTCCTGGGGCGCCTTGGCGCTCTCGCCCGCGGGGTTCAGGCTGGGCTTGCCGGACGCATCCCCCTTGGAGCCCTCGAACTCGGACTTCGCGAAGGGGTTGCCCTGGCCGGGCAGCTCTCCCTTGGCGCCGGCGACCAGGAACTCGCCGACCTCTTCCACCGTGTGCACGGGGAAGCCGTTGGCCTTCAGCTCCTCGTCGGACACGACGTTGAGCATGGGCTCCTTGTCCTTGTCCTGGGCGTACTCGAGCACCAGCTCGACGTAGTCCTCCAGCTTCATGCCCACCGCGTCCGCGATGCGCTTCGTCTCAGGATCCTTGAGCAGCTCCGCGCGGACGACTTCCACGGGACGGGACAGACCACGCTTCTTGCCAGGGCTTTGCTGGGACATGTGATTTCGCTCCGAAGTGGAGGGGAGATGAGGACCGCGCGACTCTAGCCCATCTTTCCAGTACTACCCATTCCCTGCCCCTGGACGTGCCCCTCCCCCTGTGACAAGCCCATCCTGCCGGGGTTCCCACGAGCCTGGCCGCTGCTCCAGCCGGGGGCCGTGACCACCTTGGGCCTCGACGGACAGGCCCTTTCCAGATGAAAAGAGGCTGCGGATGGCGACGTCGAAGCGTGGGTTGGTGGAGCAGGTGAAGCGCGCGGTGACCCGGGTGGGCACGCGAGGGGCGCGGGCGCTGGTGGAGACGGCGCTCGGGACGGCCTCGGCGACGGTCCGCACGGTGGACTCGCTCCAGGCGAAGCTGGGCAGGAAGAAGGCCGCCCCCGCTTCGCGCCGCAACGCCACCACGGTCCGCAAGCTGGAGGTGGCGAAGGCCACCCCCGCCATGCCCAAGGCGGTGAGCCCTGCTCGCAAGGCGGCGGCGCCCGCGCGAAAGGCCGCGGCTCCCGCTCGCAAGGCCGCGGCTCCCGCGCGCAAGGCGGTGGTCCGCAAGACGGGCAGCAAGGTCGTGGCGGCGCCCGCCGCGGCGAAGCGCCGCACCGCCAGCAAGGGTACGGCGGCGAAGAAGTCCGCTGGACCGGCCCGGAAGGCCGCGAAGACGTCGCGCCGCAAGTAGCGGCAGCCCCCCGCGCGTGGCCCTGCCCCCGAACGATGCGGGGCAGGAGCTTCCGCGCGCGGGAACCGGACCCGGGAACCGGACCCGGGGACTGCCTCCGGGTCCGCGAGGTCCGGCCCGGAAGCTCAGCGGACCGCGTTGCGGGTCGCGCTCTTGCGCACGGGCGGCGGCGCCTTGCGCTTGGGGACGGTGCGGGTGACGGAGCCGGGACGCCGGGCCACGGCCGCGGCGCGCTCCTTCTCCTCGGCGGCCTTCAGCGCCGCGTTGCGCTCGGCCAGTTGCTCCGCCTGCTGCGCCCAGCGCCGCTTGAGGAGCTCCCTCAGGCCGTCCGTCTGGAGGTCCACCTGCGCCTGGTTCAGCCGGTAGTGCAGGTCCTCGCGCAGCGTGCCGCGCCCCAGGGCCGCGCTCGCCGTGCCCGACACGCCCACCACCACCTTGGGCCGCTCCTCCTGCATCTGCAGGCAGCGCAGGATGAGCCCTTGTGCGTCCAGCGGCAGCTTCGCCACGTCCGCGATGAACAGCACGCCGTTGGGTTGCCGGAGCGCCCCCGCGAGCTCCGCGGCCTGGCGCACCTCCGTCAGCGGAACGCCGAAGTGGAGCGCGGCTTCCTCCGCCCAGGCCCTGCGCTCGTCCTCGGTCCCTCCATGGATGAGCAGCGATGCACGGTTGGAGACGAGGTCTTCTTCTCGATAGCCTCGGAGAGCCACGGATGCCCTACCCTTCTGGGAAAACGGGTCCTCCTAAAGTCTAACGCCCTGATGGGTCGCCTGTTCAATCCCTTACTTGAGGGAAATGAGCAGGGACCCGTCTCACGGCGGGCGGAAACCTGGACATCCGTTCATCGGACAAGGGGACCGCGCGGCAGGCTCCGCGCCATCGCCGTACGGCGTACGGCCTTGTTTCAGGCGGCGGGCACCACCATCACGGGGCGGCGGCAGCGCACCACCAGCTCGCGGGCCACCGCGCCCGCCAGCGCGTCCGGGACGACCTCCGGGCGCTCCGACGTGCCCACGCACACCAGGTCCACGCCCTCGCGCTCCGTGGCCTGGCAGATGGCGAGCGCCACGTCGTCCCCGCTGACGCCCTCCACGCTCCAGTGCACGGACAGGGCGACGGCGTCCCGGGGCACCTGCTCCCAGAGCCTCGCGAGCACCGTGTCCCGCTCCGCCGCGGGCTCCGGGAGCACGCCGTGGAAGTCCCGGGGACCCCGCTCCCGGCCCCGCAGGCGGTGCACGTGCAGCAGGTGCACGCGCCCGCCCGGGCCCACCAGCGTGCACGCCTGCGCGATGGCTTGCACGGAGGCGAGGGTGAAGTCCACCGGCACCAGCGCGCTGCGGGGCGGGGGCAGGCGGCGCGGCTCCCTCAGCGTGGGCGGCACGCACGCCACCGACCGCTCCGCGTGGCGCAGCACGCCCTCCGACACCGAGCCGTGCCACAGCCGCTGCACGCCGCCGCGCAGGTGCATGCCCACCACCGTCAGGTCCACGCGCTGCGCGTGGGCCACATGCAGCAGGTGGTCGGCCGGGCGGCCGTAGCCGGGCTCCAGCACCACCTCCACGCGGCCCTCGCCCTCCAGGTCCCCCACGCGCTCGCGCACCTCGCGTTGCAGCACCCGCTCCACCACGGGGTCCAGGGCTTCGATGTCGCGCTGCTGGGGCCCCAGCAGCTCCACGTGCACCGGCGTGTGGATGCCCAGCCGCTGGCGCTCCTCCGCGGGCGAACACACGTAGGTGGCCAGCACGTCGCACCCGCCCATCCGCCGCAGCTCGCGCAGGAAGGTGAGCGCCGCGTCGGACGTGGAGGAGCGGGGGTCCACCCCCACCATCACGGACAGCCGGCGCCGGCCCCGGGCCCAGTCCAGGAGCGCCGTGTCCTGCCGCACCACCAGCACCGGGGCGCAGCCGTGACGGGCCAGCCGCTCCGCCAGGGACGTCTTGCGCCAGGCCGACGTGCGCCAGCCCCCCGCGGCCACCACCACCAGCCGGGCGCTCCGGCACTCCTCGTCCCCCAGCAGCGTCTCCACCGACGCGCCCCGCTGCATCCGGGGCTGCACCGTGCCGGCGAGGGCCCCAAGGCGCGCGGCCTCCGCAGCGAGGCCGGCCTCCGCGCTGGCCAGGGCGTCAGGGGCCTCCGCGTCCGGGACGTCGTCGTCCACGCCGAGCAGGAGCAGGGGCTCCCCCAGCCGCCCGGCGAGCGTCGCCGCGACGGTCGCCGCATGCGCGGCTTCGGCGGACAGGTTGGTTGCGCAGATGATGGCCATGGCGGACCCCCTGGGAGGAAGCGATGCCCGCTCGGGCTTCCCCGTCGGAAGATGCGCACGCTCCCTGTCCGGTGGCGACCCGGCGGCCATGCCGGCCTGCTTGCCCTCCAGGACGCGAGGACGCGGTGCCCTCCGGGCCAGACCGCCGGCCCGTGCCCGGGTCCGCACCATCGGGGCCAGGGCACCACCGGAGCCAGGGCAGCGCCCCCCTGAGCGAACCGCCTAGCGCAGCAGCTGCTGGTGCCCGTCGTGGTTGGTGTGGTCCTGGTCCTCGCCCACGCCGCCGCGCCCGTTCTCCCGGCCGAAGGTGGCCAGGAACACGCCCTGCGAGTTGCTCGCGTACTGGTACGGCCGCCCCCACGGGTCCAGCGGCACGACGGGCAGGTACTTGGGCACCAGCATCTCCTCCAGGTTCCCCTCCTCCGGCAGCCGGCCCTGGTGCTCCCCCCGGTAGCGCTCCAGCGCGTCCAGGAGGGTGGCGAAGTCGGCGTGGATGCGGTGGGCCTGCTCGTCGTCGCGGCGGTGGAAGGCGGTGAGCACCACCGCCACGACGAGCCCCAGCGCGAACACCACGGCCACCCACGGCAGCGGCGAACGGCGGGACTTCTCGGGGGCGTCGGAGGCGTGGGACGGGGCGGCGGACATGGCCCGCCCACCCTACCGCTCCCGGCCGCTCCGGTCATGAAGCGACTTCATCCAGGGGACGCGGCCTCAGAGGGCCCGGTACAGCGGCACCGGCTGCTGCTTGCCCTTCAGGCGCACCGGGGGCAGGTCCTCGAAGGCCGTCTCGTTCGCGTTCACCAGCTCGCGCGTGCGCTCGCCCACCAGGATCTCCCCCGGCCCGGCCAGCGCGCACAGCCGCGCGGCCACGTTCACCGCGTCGCCAATGCAGGTGTACTCGGCCCGCAGCGCGCTGCCGATGTTGCCGGACACCACCACGCCCGAGTTCAGCCCCACGCCCAGCTCCAGCACCAGGGGCCGGCCCTCGCGGCCGTGGGCCACCCATTCGGACTCCGCCACCGCGCGCAGCTCCACGAAGGCTTCCATCATCATCTTCGCGCACTGGAGGCCCCGGAGCGCGTCGTCCGAGCGCCCCACCGGCGCGCCGAACACCGCCATCAGCCCGTCGCCCAGGAACTTGTCCAGCGTGCCGCCGCAGGTGAGCACCGCGTCCGACAGCCGGCCCAGCACCTGGTTGAGCACCGCCACCACCTGCTCGGGCGGGAGGCTCTCCGCCAGGCCCGTGAAGTTGCGGATGTCCGCGAACAGCACCGTCACCTCGCGCTTCTCACCGGCCAGCACCGCCGCGTCCGCGCTCTTCAGAATCTCTTCCACCACCGCGTCGGACGTGTAGCGCGCGAACAGCTTGCGCATGCGCTCCGTCTCGCCCGTGCGGCGCACCACGCTCTCAATCCGCGCCGCCAGCTCGTCCATGGACGCGGACTTGTTCACGTAGTCGTCCGCGCCCGCGCGCAGGCCCCGCACGCGCTCCGCCTCCCGGTCGTTCGCGGTGAGCACGATGATGGGGATGGCGCTGCGCGGGCCCTCCTTCAGCCGCCGGCACAGCTCCACGCCGTCCAGCCCCGGCATCTCCAGGTCGCTCAGCACGATGGCCGGTTGCAGCCGGCTCATGCCCTCCAGCGCCTCGTATGGGTCCTGGAAGCACAGGACCTCATAGCCCAGCGCCACCAGCCCCTCCTGCACGAACGCGCACGCGAGCGGGCTGTCGTCCACCACCACCACGCGGCGGCGGCCCTCCATGGCGGGCCGGGGCAGGTCCTGCCGTCCGGCGATGCGGTTCTGCAGGCCCAGCGCTTCGTAGATCTGCTTGTACGTGCAGTGGCCCTGCTCGACGAGGATCTCCCCCAGCCGCCGCCCGTCCCGGCGCTGCCGCGTCAGCGATTCGCCCAGCTGCGCGAGCGTCACATACTTGAGCCCCACCAACAGCTCGCCCAGCGGCGGCTGCGCGGGCCCCTTCTCCTGGTTCAATCCCAACGCCTCCCCCAACGCGTCTTGAATCTGCTCGCGCGACACGTAGCCCAGGGAGATGAGGGCCTCGCCCACGCGCTGCCCGGTGAGGGCCTGCAACGCGAGCGCCTCCTGCACCTGCCCCGGTGAAACCACGCCCAGCTTGAGCAGCAGGTCACCGAAGAGGGGGTTTGAAGCACTCATGCGGCAACCTCCGCCCCCAGACGACCCGACCCCGGGGCGAGACACGGACGGCTCGGCGCACGCCCTGTCCCACAGTGTAGCCCAACCCCGTCCTCCAGCGATCCTCCGCCCCCGCCGGGCCCATGCCCCCGCGCTTCATGGGCCCGAATCATGGAGGGTCCGTCTGACTTCCGACGGCCGCCCCCTCCTTCCGGGTGGATTGAGACTCCGGCCTAGTTGCCCCGGTGCGCCTCGCCCGCGAGCAGCAGCTCGTTGTAGGCGGACGCGAACTCCGGCATCGACTGCTTGAGGTTGTTGAGGATGCGGTCGAAGTCCGCGGACGTCTGCGCCACGCCCGCCTGGAGCGACAGGTTCTGCAACACGACGTAGGTCGTGTGGGCC
Protein-coding regions in this window:
- a CDS encoding type II secretion system protein GspG; its protein translation is MSAAPSHASDAPEKSRRSPLPWVAVVFALGLVVAVVLTAFHRRDDEQAHRIHADFATLLDALERYRGEHQGRLPEEGNLEEMLVPKYLPVVPLDPWGRPYQYASNSQGVFLATFGRENGRGGVGEDQDHTNHDGHQQLLR
- a CDS encoding universal stress protein, which codes for MAIICATNLSAEAAHAATVAATLAGRLGEPLLLLGVDDDVPDAEAPDALASAEAGLAAEAARLGALAGTVQPRMQRGASVETLLGDEECRSARLVVVAAGGWRTSAWRKTSLAERLARHGCAPVLVVRQDTALLDWARGRRRLSVMVGVDPRSSTSDAALTFLRELRRMGGCDVLATYVCSPAEERQRLGIHTPVHVELLGPQQRDIEALDPVVERVLQREVRERVGDLEGEGRVEVVLEPGYGRPADHLLHVAHAQRVDLTVVGMHLRGGVQRLWHGSVSEGVLRHAERSVACVPPTLREPRRLPPPRSALVPVDFTLASVQAIAQACTLVGPGGRVHLLHVHRLRGRERGPRDFHGVLPEPAAERDTVLARLWEQVPRDAVALSVHWSVEGVSGDDVALAICQATEREGVDLVCVGTSERPEVVPDALAGAVARELVVRCRRPVMVVPAA
- a CDS encoding SCO family protein, which produces MSAESPSSLQAPRPRNFRRSLLWAGVVVASLGLVVMTARELAMGPTPPPPKLGALPDFTFTRQDGQPWGLKQLHGRPFVANFIFTRCPTVCPVFTQKMARLQESTATLGPRLQLVSFSVDPAYDTPEKLAEYGQKYRADFTRWSFLTGDYAQLKDTIVQGFKISMGREPGAPEDDLLSIFHGTHFVLVDGAGDIRGYYDSADPEATARLEKDAHRLTRDEG
- a CDS encoding adenylate/guanylate cyclase domain-containing protein — its product is MSASNPLFGDLLLKLGVVSPGQVQEALALQALTGQRVGEALISLGYVSREQIQDALGEALGLNQEKGPAQPPLGELLVGLKYVTLAQLGESLTRQRRDGRRLGEILVEQGHCTYKQIYEALGLQNRIAGRQDLPRPAMEGRRRVVVVDDSPLACAFVQEGLVALGYEVLCFQDPYEALEGMSRLQPAIVLSDLEMPGLDGVELCRRLKEGPRSAIPIIVLTANDREAERVRGLRAGADDYVNKSASMDELAARIESVVRRTGETERMRKLFARYTSDAVVEEILKSADAAVLAGEKREVTVLFADIRNFTGLAESLPPEQVVAVLNQVLGRLSDAVLTCGGTLDKFLGDGLMAVFGAPVGRSDDALRGLQCAKMMMEAFVELRAVAESEWVAHGREGRPLVLELGVGLNSGVVVSGNIGSALRAEYTCIGDAVNVAARLCALAGPGEILVGERTRELVNANETAFEDLPPVRLKGKQQPVPLYRAL
- a CDS encoding sigma 54-interacting transcriptional regulator; the encoded protein is MALRGYREEDLVSNRASLLIHGGTEDERRAWAEEAALHFGVPLTEVRQAAELAGALRQPNGVLFIADVAKLPLDAQGLILRCLQMQEERPKVVVGVSGTASAALGRGTLREDLHYRLNQAQVDLQTDGLRELLKRRWAQQAEQLAERNAALKAAEEKERAAAVARRPGSVTRTVPKRKAPPPVRKSATRNAVR